tcggagaatatcctcctcgtgtgttttctttatttttacaaatacttgtacttgttgtttatccgttactttgtattgcaataattattaactaataaaatacatcgtaattttttagtaccaccatgtcaaatttaacaaagctcgaatttgttgcgctcgacatcacgggaaagaattatatgccatggactctagatgtagaaatgcatcttgagtcattgggtctaagcgagaccattaaagaaaatggcatatgcacgtcacaagaaaaggcaagagccatgatatttttgcgtcgacatctcgacgatggattgaaatgtgaatatctgactgaaaaaaatcacatggctttgtggaagggattaaaagaaagattcgaacatataagagaagttatacttccgaccgcccgggatgaatggaatacattgagattccaagactttaaaaaagtcagtgattacaattcggcgatgtatagaataatctcgcaattaaaattttgtggacatgaggtcacagaatctgagatgcttgaaaaaacattttccacgtttcatgcatcaaatattactctacagcaacaatatagagtacgtggattcgcgagatattctgaactcatcgcctgtcttcttgtggcgaaaaaaaacaacgagctattaatgagaaatcattagtcccgacccactggatcaacagcatttccagaagtaaatgctgtaagtaaaaatgaatttaaacctggaaaccaaaatcaaattcaaagacaaggttttggtcgaggtcgaggtcgaggtcgtggacgtggacgtggaattggccgtggtcgtggtcaaggccgtggttttgaaaataatcgagatagttatttttataactcatctcaaaagaacgtcccaaaccatccacagaaaaggcatcatgagaatacaagtgttaatgagaagcactcaaaaagatatgaaagttcttgttacagatgtggtactccaggacattggtccaaagtttgtcgagcccctgagcacctttgtaaactttataaagaatcattaaaggggaaagaaaaggagaccaacttcactgaacgcagtgaccgtttgagtgatgcaactcattttgatgctggtgattttatgaatgatttctctggaaatgatcaatatgttggtgggatagaaatgaacaatattgatgctgcagattttctcaacgatttctctgaaaatgaacaatataatggtagaatataaatgtacaataatctatttttcatgtattcatagaataatgttttattgtataattatgatttgtgttatatttaaatatatattgcaagtaatttatttcattgcatatttttttgaagttcaaatatggaaaatgctatgagcaaagctgaagtttgcatacccgatagtggtacaacgcacactatcctccgagataaaagatatttcttggaactaaaaccaacaaaaacaacggtgaatacaatatcaggtcctgtagacttgattaaaggatgtggtaaagcacaatttttgttacctaatggtacaaaatttttgatcaatgatgctttatattcaccacaatcgaaaagaaatttgttgagttttaatgatatatattcccatgggtatgatactcaaacaatgaatgaagggaatgagaaatatatgtgtcttatcacatataaatcaggaaagaaatatgtgattgaaaaactaccaatgctccctactggattgcattatacacatataagtcccattgaatcaaacatggtagttgataattcttcgatattaaccaattggcatgatcgattgggacatcctggttcaacaatgatgcgaagaattatagaaaatacacatggtcatccactgaaagaccagaagatctttcagaataataagtttcaatgtaaagcatgttctcttggaaaacttattataagaccatcaccagtcaaaatccaaactgaatcaccaatgtttcttgaacgtattcagggtgatatttgtggaccaatccatccaccatgtggaccattcagatactttatggtattgattgatgcctccagcagatggtcacatgtatgtttattatcaactcgaaatgttgcatttgcaagattacttgctcaaataataaaattgaggaatcaatttcccgatcatacaatcaagaaaattagacttgataatgctggtgaatttacttcccaaactttcaatgattattgtatgtctatgggaatcattgttgagcatcctgttgctcatgtacatacacagaatggattggctgaatcattgattaaacgtctgcaaatgattgctagaccaatgataatgaaaacaaagctccctatttctatatggggacatgcaattttacacgctgcttcattaattcgcatcaaaccaagtgcatatcataaatactccccattgcagcttgcatttggtaaagaaccagacatttctcatctgagaatttttggatgtatggtgtatgtgcctattgcaccaccgcaacgaaagaaaatgggacctcaaagaaaggttggaatttatatcggttatgatagtccatcaatcattcgatatattgaacctcagacaggcgacgtgttcacagcacgttttgctgattgtcattttaatgaggaaatcttcccaatgttagggggagaacagaaacataccgaaaaagaaattacatggtatgtatcatcattgttacatctggatccaagaacaaaacaatgtgaaaaagatgtacaacaaattgtacacttgcaaagaatagcaaatcaaataccagatgcatttgcagacacaaaaggggtaactaaatcatatatacatgctgcaaatgcccctgcttgaattgaaattccaaagaaacaaatggaagatactcatgatgtcattaaacgcctgaagcgtggaaggccagtcggttccaaggataaaaatcctcaaaaaagaaaattcatagagaaacacgatgatcacaaaataaagaatgacgtttctgaagaaacacatgatgatcacaaaatagagaatggtgttcctgaagaaacacatgatgatgaaaatgttctgtcagaaccacaaactgacgagaatcatgaaatctctatcaattatattaatactggaaaaatatggaaccgaaaagatatagatgaaattgatgatatattttcttataatgtggcaatcgacatcataaatgataacgaagatcatgaaccaaaatcttttggtgaatgtaaaaatcggcaggattggataaaatggaaagatgccatccaggttgaattaaattcgctaaataaacgtaatgtttttggacctatagtccttacacctgaaggtgtaaaacctgttggatacaaatgggtttttattcgaaagcgaaatgagaaaaatgaaatagtaagatataaagctcgacttgttgcacaaggtttttctcaaaagcctggaattgattatgaagaaacgtattctcctgtgatggatgcaattacgtttcggtatttgattagcttggcggtatctgaaaatttagaaatgcgtcttatggatgttgttacagcttacttatatggatcacttgatagtaatatatatatgaaaatccctgaaggatttaagatgcctgaagcacaaagttcaaaacccagggaatgttattctgtgaaattacaaagatcattatatgggttaaagcaatcaggtcgaatgtggtataatcgactaagtgatcacttgatgaaaaagggatatgtaaataattcaatatgcccttgtgttttcattaagaaaacaacatccggatgcgtaattattgctgtatatgttgatgatttaaacatcattggaacgaataaagaaattcaagaagttgtgtcatacttgaaggaagaatttgaaatgaaggatcttggaaaaaccaagtattgtctgggtttacaaattaaacaaaaagaatgtggaatgtttgttcaccagacaaattatacagagaagatccttaaacgttttaatatggataaagcaaatcctttaagtactccaatggttgttagatcattaaacatagaaaaggatccattccgtccatgtgaagaagatgaagatattcttggtccagaagtaccatatctaagtgccatcggtgcccttatgtaccttacaaattgtacaaggcctgatatatcttttgccgtgaatctgttggcaagatttagcacatatccaacaaagagacactggaacggaattaaacatatattccgttatctacgaggaacgacagacttgggacttttgcattcaaaagatgctaatccaagtataattggttatgctgatgctggatacttatctgatccacacaaggcacgttcccaaactggatatgtatttactcggggatgcactgcaatatcttggcgttctcagaaacaaacgctcgtaacaacttcatcaaatcatgccgagattattgcactacatgaagcaagtcgtgaatgtgtgtggttaaaatcaatgacccaacatatccaaatttcatgcggattatcatctgatgagaagcctgtgatactatatgaagataatgctgcatgtgttgctcaaatgaaagaaggatacataaaaagcgacagaactaaacatattcctcctaagttcttcgcattcactaaggagctagagaagaataaatatattgatgttcgtcacattcaatcaagtgaaaactcatcagatctcttcacaaaggcacttcctacgtcaatattcagaaagcacatatataatattgggatgcgcaatctacgaaatttgtgaagaattgttcgtgtcaacatgagggggagtttacgtgactgcactctttttcccttactatggtttttatcccaaatgggtttttcctagtaagatttttaacgaggcagtataaaaacacgtaatgaagacaatcattatgatcatcatcacaagggggagtattgaaaaatatatttaaaatgtgagtattgaatatttgaatgttgaatatttgaatgttgaaaataagagttgtaaatattgaaaattagtgtgtgatgatgtaggtaatgatgtattttattttggattatttgtaaagatttcctataaatagatctctcatttgtgaagaaaaacacaattgagtagagagaaaaatattataaagtatgtagtttggtaaattttgagagtttgagatttttactttttaccataaatttttactttttcacaacaataatatatttttttaattattattattaactcaaataaaagattttcaCATAAAactatttcataaaattttttgagttaaaaaaataatatttagtaGATGACCAGAATACTTGAAATCAGAAAAAGTTGAGAATCCCATCTCATATGATAAATTATTTCCAGCCCTAAATATACTAAACATGAAACAAACCACATATGTTACGATTAATGAAGCAATTTATGATTAGTGAAGCAAACATCGAAATAAACATGAAGCGAACACATATTCAATTTTTTAACGTGCCTTGAGAAAATCCAAAAGGTCAACATAATAAGCTGCAAATCACATTGATCAGGCAAATCACATTGATCAAGCAAATCACACTAGACAAACTCATACTCAAGCTAGAAAGGCAAAAACAAAAAATCGAACACCTGAGTTCTTGATAATTATTCGTTGTTTAAACTACTTTTGAGAATATAGATAAGAGAACCACTTgcatatttatttatcattttctttatttaaaaatgtACCACaatcttttattttaataaatttataattcacATATTATTAAAACCTTCTATATTTTTATAACAttcttgaaatttcaaaatttccaTTGTTTTTATATCTTTATAGAGTTGGTTCtggatttataaaaaataaataaattataataaaaatggaACTTTATGTATAAAGATGAATTGTCATGTTTCCCATTTCAAAAGCCAAAGGATGATTTATAACGAAATTCAGCCACATACCAATGGTACTCTCCTTCTCCTTCTTCCATTCTTCTCTGCCCAAAGCCACAGCCGCAGCTGCATCCACGGTTGCCGCCACTCCGATACCCAACATGTCAGCAAAAGTGTGGATGCATTTAAGCATATGGTTTATTGAATTGGTCGAATGAAGCATCTTTGAATTGTCAAATTTCATATTTGACGGTGTATTTTCAGAAGATGCGTTTTAAACGCGTCTTCACAAGGctttataaatagagctcccctttcattctgaaattatcttttcttcgagttttctctaaTTTTATAGCATTTGTTGTGAGGTgtagtgagtgagttgtacaccgtaaaatattatagtggaattctttacATCTTGCCTATGATTTTTatcttaataatttttaggggtttttcacgtaaattTCGATGTccagtttatttttattttcaaattttattatcTCATATTACCGTAAAGTGAGAAGAACAGAGCAGACTGATCATcacctcctcctcctcttcTGCCACTGTTGAATCTCCAGTGAAGAAAAAGCATTGGAAAGTGGGTCCTGGTCTCATTGAATCCTCTATCCCAAAATTGTCGAGCAATAGTAACAAGagaactgtaacgccccagattcgacgactgtcctcgcTGTATCAAaacgggtctttccagcgtgcttatgtcctcactcacacgcaccccgggaaacttcccaggaggtcacccatcccaaaattaccccaagtcaagcacccttaactttagagttcttatgtgatgagataccgaaaagaagatacaccttcttgatatgagtagtaccaatcaaatcttttaagccctcttcaactgtacagtccattacattgaacagtctcagaatccctctcattcccgtgtgggtcggttcatttatattccctccacctagaagcctgccagaagccgctcattgtccgttcaacctcatggcaccggcgatcaccccccgccctcttcggccccgggccacacatgcccaccagcttccgcttggttcgtccccgaaccacaccgtactaagagagatcggctctgataccaactgtaacgccccagattcgacgacttgtcctcactgtaccaagacgagtctttccagcgtgcttatgtcatcactcacacgcaccctaggaaacttcccaggaggtcagccatcccaaaattgccccaagtcaagcacacttaactttggagttcttatatgatgagctaccgaaaagaagatgcaccttcttgatatgagtagtacaaatcaaatctttttaagacctcttcaactgtacagtccattacattgaacagtccggaatccctctcattccgatgTGAGATCGGATAATTCATGTTCcttccacctagaagcctgccaggagccgctcattatccgtgcaacctcatggcaccgacgatcacctcccgccctcttcggccccgggcctcacatgcccaccaacttccgcttggttcgtccccgaaccacaccgtactaagagaggtcggctctgataccaactgtaacgcttcagattttttattgtaacgaccatgggctatcctgATCTTGGGTTCCCTCGGAGGCCTTTTCCCGTCTTGGGTTCCCACTgtggccttttccctcacgggctttccacatgcgtcattactcataggactctccttACCAAgttggtggagtgatacctccccaagtctcaaactcatgacctcctggcataagtacatagttcaaagagacttggtacatagttttttattcaataaaaaacTTTTAACACTTTAAGAAATAAGAGGagaaaaatgtaatttattGAGTTTTGACATTGTATCTCACTTGATTTgttagattaataatcaaatagtTATCCACAAAATTGGATCTTAAACCGggtcaaaataattattaaaacatcttaaaattttaaccaaacatTGGATAAGTGTTTGACTATTAATCTATCATTGTTTAATCCACTCAACCAAACACACCCCAAGACTTTCTGTTGTCCCATCACAGGGTATGCCAATGCTGGCCTTTTTCATAAGGTGATTAGAAGCGTGCAACTAACTGGAAGATTGGAGATACCTGAGAATACCTCGTTCTTCAATGCCATCATATATGCATGTTCAAATGCTCAGGATTTAATGGAAATAGAACGAGTTTTCAAGAGAATGAAAGATAAGCTACGTCAACCAGATTCCATGACTTACTCAATGATGATTGATGCATATAGAAAGGAAGGAATGAGTGACAAGGTTTATGATCTTGAGCAAGAAAAGCAGCAAATGGTTCCTGTTAGAGTTCCTCTGGAAACTGAGGCACCAGTTGAAGAAGACATAGTCATTGCAATTTGAATGCAGTTTACTCGTTTGTTATGTTTCCGGGATTTTCAGTCGAGAAGTCCATCATGCACCGTATCCAAGCTGGATGCATCAACAAATTCACTAATCTTGGTGGGAAGTCTCCAGGCACTAACTAGATTTTTAAGATACTTGGGGTGTCTCGAATGCTTAGATACTGTAAGAGGTGATGAGCCCAGCACTTCAAGGACTGTGTGCGTCGGCAGTATTATTTTGTATTTCAGTCTCCCTCTCGTTTTCTTGTATGGATAGGGTAAAGTTCATCGGTTCAACTTAGCTTTTACCAGGTTGTTATTGTATTTGTTACTAGTGATCTGATTTAGTATGAGGGAAAGTTTATAGACATGTTTTGATTTATGGCAAGTTAAATGGTACACATACTGTTCAGTTTTTTGTGCATCTATTAAAAGAACAGCTTGATTAGTGCCTCTTGTTGAACATGAATATTTCTAGAAAAATAAACAAGATGTTGCTGTAAAGCTGATACCAACAAAAACAGGGTTACCATTTTCTATTTTTGGtaattatcatataaaaataaatatttataatatcgAAGACAtcaacatttttaaaattcgtTCGTCTTATTTAATTCAAACactttatcatttatttttaatgtaaGACCGCTACTTAAATCCTGAAAATAGCTTACAAGACGAGACATAATTCTAAAACAGTttataaattgttttaattttcaACCTAAcctccttttttttctttttttttatcaatgaaATCCTTGTTTGcacccaaaaataaaaaaaatattttcctacTATCCTTAAAAATTAATTAGGTCATATGGACAAagcataaatatttcatcattgtgaaattaaataatttttatatttacatataaataataatcACATTAATGGCAAGGATGAGGGTTGGGTTCAAATCTCGTCAGTTGCATGaggtataaaaataattatatactGTGTTATTAAACGTGACATCCTTGTAGTAACTATTTCAGAGAATACCatgatatttaatttcataattatcctTCTTATCTTACAAAAAACCTCCTTAACTCACTCCATATTTTACGCCTACTCAAGTCACTCCACATTttatatagaaaaatataaaaaaaacttctattttaaatcgaacaactcttctaaattgaaaataatttcgtgttaattatttattactatttgatcaaattaaaaataataataacacatatACTACGTGTACATCTTTTATTAGTCATGATATTAAGAGAAAATGAGTGAAAAACATTTGTCCCCTTGTCAGAGTATATTTTATCACTCCCTGAAAAAACTATGTGCTTTCATTTAGCTCCCTGATTGTTGTCAAGATACTTATTTGACCtcaaataatttcaaaatccATTTATAGCctttatatattttatgattacttttaaaaaaaattgttgtttttccCTCGTTTCCAACCTCTTCTCAATCTGGAGTCTTCCACAACTCCAAGGGCATCTTCAACcctattttctattttttcattCTTCATTATCTAAAATGGagtattgaattatttatttcaaaaatcttCTCCAACTCATATTCTATAAATTTTGtaaattctttatttttatattttttattccaaattatttaacataaaaatattaattatgtaACATGCTattaaacaaattaaattaaatatgactcaattttttaaaaaataattcatttaTTTTTACATCAAATTTCAAACCGCATACAACATTAAAACACATACATAGATCGATATAATTATAAACTACACATGATTTAAAGACTAATATTCCGAATTAGAGTATTCCTCCCACAAATGGTCAATAAGAGCATCTCGGAGTGCATAGTGAGCCGATTTGTCTTTGATTTGACGATGACGTGCAAGAAACTATTGGAATCGGACGTGTTCATCACGCACCATTTCAACTTCTGGGATGGGTGCTTCGCGATAATATGTGATTGGCATCTGCTCATCCCGCTCATCTTcaataatcatattatgcagTATAATGCACGTTGTCATTATATCATGCAACACATGTTTGCTCCAGAATCGTGCAGGGCCAGTGATTATCGCCTATTTTGATTGCAATAGACCAAATGCTCGTTCCACATATTTTCTACCACTCTCTTGTCGTTCTGCAAAGTATTTCTTCTTTGGACCTTGTGGATTGTGAATTGTTTGAACTAAAGTGGCCCACTTTGGATATATACCATCAGCTAGATAGTATCCCATGTTGTATTCTTTTCCTTGTATGATATAATTAGCAGGAGGAGCTACTCCATTGGCCAGATTAGCACAGAGATGTGATTTTGACAACACATTAATGTCGTTGTTCGAACCTGGCAAACCAAAGTATGCATGCCATATCCACATGTCGTAATCAGCTACAGCCTCCAAAATGATTGTTGGTCTTCCACTCCGACCGGTATATTGTACTGCCCAAGCCGTTGGACAGTTTTTCCACCTCCAATGCATACAATCGAGGCTTCCAAGCATTCCCGGAAATCCACGTTGTTTTCCAATATGGAGAAGTCTTTCAATGTCCTCGGCGTTAGGAGAGCGAAGATACAAGTCGCCGAACACCTCTATCGTAGCTCGATAAAATCTCTTTACACTTTCAATCGCAGCGGACTCCCCGATTTTAATATACTCATATGTCGCATCTGCCCCCACACCGTATGCCAATATCCGCATTGCAGCAGTTATCTTTTGGTATGGTGTCAACCCAGGCCGACCTAACGCATCCGCTTTCTGTACGAAGTAATTGTCATGCTCTTGAATGGATGTCATAATGCGTAGGAATAGGCGACGTGACATTCGAAAACGTCTCTTGAACATTGCCTCTCCATACATTGGAGAATCAGAAAAATAATCATTGTATAAGCGTTGCTCAGCGGCCGCTTTATCTCGA
The Primulina tabacum isolate GXHZ01 chromosome 9, ASM2559414v2, whole genome shotgun sequence DNA segment above includes these coding regions:
- the LOC142504335 gene encoding uncharacterized protein LOC142504335; this encodes MSFQLTSNATLISTYFQQLDNTHYGGSIHGHIVINRDKAAAEQRLYNDYFSDSPMYGEAMFKRRFRMSRRLFLRIMTSIQEHDNYFVQKADALGRPGLTPYQKITAAMRILAYGVGADATYEYIKIGESAAIESVKRFYRATIEVFGDLYLRSPNAEDIERLLHIGKQRGFPGMLGSLDCMHWRWKNCPTAWAVQYTGRSGRPTIILEAVADYDMWIWHAYFGLPGSNNDINVLSKSHLCANLANGVAPPANYIIQGKEYNMGYYLADGIYPKWATLVQTIHNPQGPKKKYFAERQESGRKYVERAFGLLQSK